One part of the Lotus japonicus ecotype B-129 chromosome 2, LjGifu_v1.2 genome encodes these proteins:
- the LOC130738118 gene encoding ATP-dependent RNA helicase DEAH13-like, giving the protein MTEQELSSSQSLILCPQSFGAHIEFDSHSFGDDDSNALLLPAKGGMKKRKGVKQEHGPVKSNKKQKLSKPQKRKVNKLEDDEQKKLLLEKALKTLNENSLPEYAYPLLQSSCNINRDETVKEKRRRAVHLLKEGLEGLCGDELSKKQDFSDRAEPETEEVHSPQTQELEENDTIPPIATEIEVLDRTSVPLEPSREPVHGNEVINCKSDAQPLPVISIDKKPGEIRSSSSTSCSNDEIKNTNLKDRIDVNPATNFNELSNLPDVSAQKLSTAATVVHVYRPHEVEDKRKDLPIVMMEQEIMEAITDHSHVIICGETGCGKTTQVPQFLYEAGYGSSKSHVHKGIIGVTQPRRVAVLATAKRVAYELGLRLGKEVGFQVRYDKKIGESCSIKFMTDGILLRELQNDILLSRYSVIILDEAHERSLNTDILIGMLSRIIKTRQKFYDEQQKVILSGGTICPEKMVFPLKLVLMSATLRVQDFTSGRLFHTPPPVIEVPTRQFPVTVYFAKKTEKTDYIGAAYKKVLAIHKRLPPGGILVFVTGQREVEDLCRKLRKASKEFVTKKLKGSVVNDSTVVPETSSVEGIDISEINEALEIRGSSSIQQTDRFSGHDEDEDGIDENESDDFSYYSEEESELEFNNDDDNLDHSKNKNNIVDVLGQEGSLASLKAAFENLYGQAPLSSSNGEQAISVNTGNELDQPKVVSEKMAKENCSPSPGPLFVLPLYAMLPAAAQLRVFEGVKEEERLVVVATNVAETSLTIPGIKYVVDTGREKVKKYDSSNGMETYEVQWISKASAAQRAGRSGRTGPGHCYRLYSSAAFNNEFPDYSPAEVEKVPVHGVVLLLKSMHIKKVANFPFPTSLKAASLLEAENCLKALEALDSKDDLTLLGKTMALYPLSPRHSRMMLTVIKNTRYGHEYNPSLILAYAVAAAAALSLPNPFAVQYEGNDCSKDSVTSEKPSMEDSEKDIDKKEKLRRKKQKEAAKVARRKFRVDTSDALTIAYALQCFEQSQKSVDFCDDNALHFKTMEEMSKLRQQLLKLVFYQSDKGGFQEYSWIHGTLEDVEHAWWVSSAKYPLSLVEEELICQAICAGWVDRVAKRITTSSRANNGENIPRGLRYQSCIVDESIFLHFRSSVSGPEFLVYNELLETKRPNKEGITTQRAYMHGVTSVKPTWLVEHAKSSCTFSAPLTDPKPFYDAQTDQVKCWVIPTFGRFCWELPMHSLPIRDDDHRVQVFAYALLDGQVCPCLKSVRNFMSASPESIMKREASGHKRVGNLLSKLKSRLIDSSAMLRMVWKEDPGELFSEILDWFQKSYHKDFKLLWLKMLTEVLQETQEQPLRESFKRKFKGKS; this is encoded by the exons ATGACAGAACAAGAATTGTCGTCGTCGCAGAGTTTGATTCTCTGTCCTCAAAGTTTTGGAGCTCATATTGAGTTTGATTCTCATAG TTTTGGAGATGATGATAGTAATGCACTACTTTTACCAGCTAAGGGGGGAATGAAGAAAAGGAAAGGAGTGAAACAA GAACACGGACCGGTCAAATCGAATAAGAAACAGAAGTTGAGCAAACCTCAGAAAAGGAAGGTGAACAAGTTAGAG GATGATGAGCAGAAGAAGCTTCTGCTGGAAAAAGCCCTTAAGACATTAAA tgAAAACTCACTTCCGGAGTATGCATATCCTCTTCTGCAGTCATCTTGCAATATCAATCGG GATGAGACTGTGAAGGAAAAGCGTAGGAGGGCTGTACATTTATTGAAAGAAGGATTGGAGGGTCTTTGTGGAGATGAGCTGTCCAAGAAACAGGATTTCTCCGATAGAGCTGAACCTGAGACAGAAGAGGTCCATTCGCCGCAGACTCAGGAACTTGAAGAAAATGACACCATTCCCCCAATTGCAACAGAAATAGAAGTCTTGGATAGGACATCTGTTCCATTGGAGCCCTCTCGAGAACCAGTTCATGGAAATGAAGTTATAAATTGTAAATCTGATGCTCAACCTCTGCCTGTCATTTCCATTGACAAGAAACCGGGTGAAATCAGAAGTTCTTCTTCCACATCTTGTTCCAATGATGAGATAAAAAACACAAACTTAAAG gataggatagatGTGAACCCTGCCACCAATTTCAATGAATTGAGCAACCTTCCAGATGTTTCTGCACAGAAACTTTCAACTGCTGCTACTGTTGTGCATGTCTACAGACCACATGAGGTTGAAGACAAAAGAAAGGATCTGCCAATAGTCATGATGGAGCAAGAGATAATGGAAGCTATAACTGACCATTCCCATGTTATCATATGTGGAGAAACTGGATGTGGTAAAACAACTCAAGTTCCCCAG TTTCTTTACGAAGCTGGCTACGGTTCAAGTAAGTCTCATGTTCACAAAGGTATTATTGGTGTTACTCAACCACGTCGGGTGGCTGTTCTTGCCACAGCAAAGCGTGTTGCATATGAGCTTGGTCTTCGTCTAGGAAAGGAAGTTGGTTTTCAAGTTAGATATGACAAGAAAATTGGAGAAAGTTGTTCTATCAAGTTTATGACGGATGGCATTTTGCTACGTGAGCTTCAG AATGATATTTTATTGAGCCGGTATTCTGTCATAATTCTTGATGAAGCTCATGAGAGGAGCTTGAACACAGACATTCTGATCGGGATGCTCTCGCGTATAATTAAAACTCGCCAAAAG TTTTATGATGAACAACAGAAGGTGATCCTTTCAGGGGGAACTATATGTCCTGAAAAAATGGTTTTTCCGCTAAAACTTGTGCTCATGAGTGCCACCTTGCGAGTTCAAGACTTTACTTCTGGTAGGTTATTCCATACTCCCCCACCTGTGATAGAAGTTCCTACGAGGCAATTTCCAGTAACGGTATATTTCGCAAAGAAAACCGAAAAAACAGATTATATTGGGGCAGCATATAAGAAGGTTTTGGCAATTCACAAGAGGTTGCCACCTGGGGGCATACTTGTCTTTGTCACTGGACAAAGGGAAGTAGAGGACTTGTGCAGGAAGCTACGCAAAGCTTCGAAGGAGTTTGTCACGAAAAAACTTAAAGGGTCTGTCGTAAATGATAGCACTGTGGTCCCTGAAACAAGTTCTGTTGAGGGAATAGATATCAGTGAGATCAATGAAGCGTTAGAGATTCGTGGAAGCTCATCCATCCAGCAAACTGATAGGTTTAGTGgtcatgatgaagatgaagatggtatAGATGAGAATGAATCGGATGATTTTTCTTATTATTCAGAAGAAGAGAGTGAACTGGAATTCaataatgatgatgataatCTTGATCATTCAAAGAACAAGAATAATATTGTGGATGTCTTAGGACAAGAAGGAAGTCTTGCTTCACTGAAGGCTGCTTTTGAAAATTTGTATGGGCAAGCTCCGTTAAGCTCCTCGAATGGGGAGCAGGCAATTTCTGTTAATACAGGTAATGAATTAGACCAACCAAAAGTCGTCAGCGAGAAAATGGCTAAAGAAAACTGCAGTCCTTCTCCAGGTCCTCTCTTTGTTCTACCACTTTATGCCATGCTGCCTGCTGCAGCTCAACTTCGTGTATTTGAAGGAGTCAAGGAGGAAGAGCGGCTTGTTGTTGTTGCTACAAATGTTGCTGAAACTTCTTTGACGATCCCAGGGATAAAGTATGTGGTTGATACTGGAAGAGAAAAGGTGAAGAAATATGACTCATCTAATGGCATGGAGACATATGAAGTACAATGGATAAGTAAGGCATCTGCTGCTCAACGTGCAGGCAGATCTGGAAGGACTGGACCTGGGCACTGCTATCGTCTCTATTCTTCTGCAGCCTTTAATAACGAGTTTCCTGATTACTCTCCTGCTGAAGTTGAGAAAGTACCTGTTCATGGTGTTGTCCTTCTCTTGAAATCCATGCATATTAAGAAG GTTGCAAACTTCCCATTTCCTACTTCTCTCAAGGCTGCCTCCCTGCTTGAAGCTGAGAATTGCTTGAAAGCTCTTGAAGCACTTGATAGCAAGGATGACCTCACGCTTTTGGGAAAAACCATGGCACTTTATCCCTTGAGTCCTCGTCATTCTAGAATGATGCTCACTGTTATAAAAAATACAAGGTACGGGCATGAATATAATCCAAGTCTGATTTTGGCTTATGCTGTTGCAGCTGCTGCAGCATTGAGTTTGCCAAATCCGTTTGCGGTGCAATATGAAGGAAATGATTGCAGTAAAGATTCAGTGACGTCTGAGAAACCTAGCATGGAAGACAGTGAGAAGGACATTGATAAAAAAGAGAAGTTGagaagaaagaaacaaaaagaagcTGCTAAAGTTGCACGCAGAAAATTTCGAGTTGACACTAGTGATGCTCTAACCATTGCTTATGCTTTGCAATGTTTTGAACAATCACAAAAGTCGGTAGATTTCTGTGATGACAATGCATTGCATTTCAAAACCATGGAGGAAATGTCCAAACTTAGACAACAGCTACTTAAACTGGTATTTTATCAGAGTGATAAAGGTGGTTTTCAAGAGTACTCATGGATTCATGGAACACTAGAGGATGTTGAACATGCTTGGTGGGTTTCTTCTGCAAAATATCCTCTATCTCTGGTTGAAGAAGAGCTCATCTGTCAAGCAATATGTGCTGGCTGGGTAGATAGGGTTGCTAAACGTATTACAACTTCTTCTAGAGCCAACAATGGAGAGAACATCCCTCGTGGTCTTCGGTATCAGTCATGCATAGTTGACGAAAGTATTTTCCTCCACTTCCGCTCATCAGTTTCTGGCCCTGAGTTTCTGGTTTACAATGAACTGTTAGAGACAAAAAGACCAAACAAAGAAGGGATCACAACGCAGAGAGCTTACATGCATGGAGTAACAAGTGTGAAGCCAACTTGGCTAGTTGAGCATGCCAAGTCTTCATGCACCTTCTCTGCACCACTGACAGATCCTAAACCTTTTTATGATGCACAGACTGATCAAGTAAAATGTTGGGTCATCCCAACCTTTGGGCGTTTCTGTTGGGAGCTTCCAATGCATTCATTGCCAATTCGCGATGACGATCATCGGGTACAAGTGTTTGCCTATGCTTTGCTTGATGGCCAGGTATGTCCATGTTTAAAATCGGTTCGAAATTTCATGTCAGCCTCTCCTGAAAGTATTATGAAGAGAGAAGCATCTGGTCATAAAAGGGTAGGAAATCTTTTAAGCAAGTTAAAAAGCAGGCTAATTGATAGCTCTGCTATGTTGAGAATGGTTTGGAAGGAGGATCCAGGGGAGTTATTTTCAGAAATTTTGGATTGGTTTCAGAAGAGTTATCACAAGGACTTCAAACTTTTATGGTTAAAGATGCTTACAGAAGTGCTCCAAGAGACGCAAGAACAGCCTCTACGTGAAAGTTTCAAAAGAAAGTTTAAAGGAAAATCTTAA